From a region of the Panicum virgatum strain AP13 chromosome 2K, P.virgatum_v5, whole genome shotgun sequence genome:
- the LOC120695681 gene encoding AUGMIN subunit 8-like has translation MDACKSDVKKATLLDETLRPPLVPSEKHNAFRGKDVASRYKTGLADAAKTRRCTSPSLGRTSATEGTPAPKRAQSADRRRPSTPSTPSSRVSTPMPTPRSITPVRDTARDLHKSSKRIASTKAHDGLWPAMRNLSSSFQSESMATPAIKKDKVISASSLDCTKGEVSVLTERKRSPFRRKNIAEQCENAQPSEEPSKRVIEQHRWPAMIGGQVPKNLMSRSIDLSDKATRRVSSANTSRGLSPRRTPSVESSVKGLNPSLDEVARSLAIQASRSDDKVDSQKTERSKSVSRPNRTATFPVPILQRSSSPNKVLSAASSTSRAFQSPSRTRPSTPCWSQSAGAIQASVTSPLINYMVDARKGKKNASQIENIHQQRLLYNRHLQWRFINAYAEGTISFQKAAVENTIYNVWRNTINLRDSVNTRRIMMQHLQQELRLYNILKEQIAYLEQWPTLERDNSISLFGATEALKASTLRLPVTSGAKVDAIALKNAVSSAVDVMQGLGSSVCCMLSKVTDRESLVSELSVIAGQEKVMLDECRELLATAAKLQVQESSLQTHLMQQRHRLHDMN, from the exons ATGGATGCCTGTAAGAGCGATGTGAAGAAGGCTACTCTTCTTGATGAGACTCTAAGACCACCTCTAGTTCCATCGGAGAAGCACAATGCTTTCCGTGGGAAGGATGTTGCATCCAGGTACAAAACTGGTCTGGCTGATGCCGCTAAGACAAGAAGATGCACATCACCAAGTCTTGGACGGACATCAGCAACTGAAGGCACACCAGCACCCAAAAGAGCACAATCAGCAGATAGAAGAAGACCGTCAACACCTTCAACACCTTCCTCTCGGGTCTCAACACCTATGCCTACGCCAAGGTCTATCACACCAGTTCGTGATACTGCCAGAGACTTACACAAGAGCTCCAAGCGTATAGCCAGCACAAAGGCTCATGATGGCTTGTGGCCAGCAATGCGTAACTTATCTTCCTCCTTCCAGTCGGAATCTATGGCTACACCTGCTATTAAAAAAGATAAGGTAATCTCTGCCTCATCCTTGGATTGTACCAAGGGTGAGGTCAGTGTTCTAACTGAGAGGAAGAGAAGCCCTTTCAGAAGGAAAAATATTGCTGAACAATGTGAGAATGCCCAACCTTCAGAGGAGCCCTCTAAGAGGGTAATTGAGCAACATAGATGGCCAGCCATGATAGGTGGGCAGGTGCCAAAGAATCTCATGTCAAGAAGTATTGACCTTTCTGACAAAGCTACCAGACGGGTCTCTTCGGCAAATACTTCAAGAGGCCTTTCACCAAGGAGGACCCCTTCTGTTGAATCTTCAGTCAAAGGGTTAAACCCGTCATTGGATGAAGTGGCAAGAAGTTTGGCTATTCAGGCAAGCAGAAGCGATGACAAGGTAGACTCGCAGAAAACAGAGAGATCTAAATCTGTGAGCCGACCAAACAGAACAGCTACTTTTCCTGTCCCAATTCTACAACGCTCATCATCCCCAAACAAGGTGTTGTCAGCTGCATCCTCAACTTCCAGGGCCTTTCAGAGCCCATCTCGGACAAGGCCTTCAACACCCTGTTGGTCCCAAAGTGCTGGAGCTATTCAAGCTAGTGTTACATCTCCTCTTATTAACTACATGGTTGATgcgagaaaaggaaagaaaaatgcgAGCCAAATTGAAAACATCCACCAACAGCGTTTATTGTACAATAGACATTTGCAGTGGCGCTTTATAAATGCTTATGCAGAAGGCACTATATCTTTTCAAAAGGCCGCTGTTGAG AATACCATTTATAATGTTTGGAGGAATACTATAAACCTGCGAGATTCTGTTAATACAAGAAGAATAATGATGCAGCACCTTCAGCAAGAACTTAGGCTGTACAACATTCTGAAAGAACAG ATTGCTTACCTTGAACAATGGCCTACACTGGAAAGGGATAATAGTATCTCTTTGTTTGGGGCAACTGAGGCTCTGAAAGCAAGCACCCTGCGGTTACCTGTTACATCGGGAGCTAAG GTTGATGCAATTGCTCTCAAGAATGCTGTAAGCTCAGCTGTTGATGTCATGCAaggtttgggttcatctgtttgCTGCATGCTTTCAAAG GTCACAGACAGGGAATCCTTGGTTTCAGAACTCTCTGTCATAGCAGGGCAAGAAAAGGTCATGCTTGATGAATGCAGAGAACTCTTAGCTACAGCTGCAAAATTGCAG GTGCAGGAGTCCAGCCTACAGACACATCTTATGCAACAGAGACACAGGCTTCATGATATGAATTAA
- the LOC120695677 gene encoding protein FAR1-RELATED SEQUENCE 5-like, translating into MAEFNKGTPQVGLRFKTPDEAWQFWVTYGGYTGFDVRKRYSNVSSFDGKVTSCRYVCSNEGHRRKGQTDHVTKCFRAETRTGCKSRMTLTLDRGAGNYEVTDVVLEHNHILHLPETRHLMASQRKISEMQAFDIETADDSGIRPKAAHELACRQVGGPLNLTYTCRDRKNYLQSKRQRELAFGQAGSMLKYFHEKISENPSFQYALQVDCEERITNIFWADAKMIIDYAHFGDVVTFDTTFGTNKEYRPFGVFLGMNQFRETTIFGAVILFDETEDSFTWLFETFLAAHNGRQPRTIFTDQDAAMGKAIPKVFTESYHGLCTFHIMQNAVKHLCSVKGQGNDEGEEGEDRDEDEDEESHILSDFSACMYGYEDKTKFEETFDILRSKVHKQIWLDSIYKVKEKWAECYMRDVFSLGVRSTQLSESFNNSLKNHLKSDFDIVRFLKHFERTVEDARARELEAEFEARKKIPRRQMCTPMLVQASTAYTPAIFEAFQCEYERSMAAFARVLNGDNKYVVAVGNLSGELSFEDERIVTADPLNQTIYCSCQMFDRTGILCAHGLKVLDLMNIKLLPTHYVLKRWTREARTGSIQDSQGRNVVENPKLEAQLRLRFLSHKFVNMASKAASCPETCLMIDNALDHLGPQVEDKLNASTGAVNEKPCNDQENTDPNMQGKDDLFSAAQLKKKEVQPKGSKRKKSWIDKLRKGKRKATKSAVPSKKGAKQQKKKDGAHPHVQAEDDSSNKETNFGMHEYSAIGTFTRLLTSAACDEGNIYDEDLF; encoded by the exons ATGGCAGAATTTAACAAGGGGACACCTCAAGTTGGTTTGAGGTTCAAAACTCCAGATGAGGCTTGGCAGTTTTGGGTGACATACGGGGGTTATACAGGCTTTGATGTGAGGAAACGATACTCAAATGTCAGTAGCTTTGATGGTAAAGTGACTTCATGCAGATACGTTTGTTCCAATGAGGGTCACCGAAGAAAAGGGCAAACTGACCATGTGACCAAGTGTTTTAGAGCTGAAACAAGAACTGGTTGCAAATCACGGATGACTCTCACATTGGATCGTGGTGCGGGGAACTATGAAGTTACTGATGTTGTACTTGAACACAATCACATACTTCACTTGCCAGAAACCCGCCACTTGATGGCATCACAAAGGAAAATTTCAGAAATGCAAGCTTTTGACATTGAAACTGCTGATGATTCTGGGATTAGACCAAAAGCGGCACATGAGTTGGCTTGTCGTCAAGTTGGTGGGCCGTTGAACCTTACGTACACTTGTCGTGACCGGAAAAATTATTTGCAAAGCAAACGACAAAGGGAGTTGGCTTTTGGACAAGCTGGCAGTATgctgaaatattttcatgaaaaAATTTCAGAGAACCCATCATTCCAATATGCTTTGCAAGTGGATTGTGAGGAGCGAATAACTAACATTTTCTGGGCTGATGCAAAAATGATCATAGACTATGCACATTTTGGTGATGTTGTCACGTTTGACACTACTTTTGGCACAAATAAAGAATACAGGCCATTTGGTGTCTTTCTTGGGATGAATCAGTTTCGAGAAACCACTATTTTTGGTGCAGTAATTCTCTTTGATGAAACTGAAGACTCATTTACATGGCTCTTTGAGACCTTTCTAGCTGCACATAATGGGAGGCAACCTAGAACTATTTTTACAGATCAAGATGCAGCAATGGGAAAAGCTATACCCAAAGTGTTCACAGAATCATATCATGGACTGTGCACCTTTCACATCATGCAAAATGCTGTCAAGCATTTATGTTCAGTGAAGGGCCAAGGGAATGATGAGGGTGAAGAGGGTGAAGACAGAGATGAAGACGAAGATGAAGAATCTCATATTCTCTCTGATTTTAGTGCTTGTATGTATGGTTATGAGGATAAGACAAAATTTGAAGAAACATTTGACATTTTGAGATCTAAAGTGCATAAGCAAATCTGGCTAGATAGTATCTACAAGGTGAAAGAAAAATGGGCTGAATGCTATATGAGAGATGTCTTTAGTTTGGGAGTCAGAAGTACACAACTAAGTGAGAGTTTCAACAATTCATTGAAGAACCATTTGAAATCAGATTTTGATATTGTCCGATTTTTGAAGCATTTTGAGAGGACAGTTGAAGATGCGAGGGCTAGAGAACTAGAGGCTGAATTTGAGGCAAGGAAGAAGATACCGAGAAGGCAAATGTGCACACCTATGTTAGTTCAAGCAAGCACAGCTTACACTCCAGCTATTTTTGAAGCTTTCCAGTGTGAGTACGAGAGATCCATGGCTGCATTTGCTAGAGTGTTGAATGGAGATAACAAATATGTTGTTGCTGTTGGTAACTTAAGTGGTGAATTAAGTTTTGAAGATGAGCGCATAGTGACAGCTGATCCTTTGAACCAAACAATTTATTGTAGTTGTCAAATGTTTGATAGGACAGGAATATTATGTGCTCATGGGCTAAAAGTTCTTGATTTGATGAATATAAAGTTATTGCCCACACATTATGTCTTAAAGAGATGGACTAGAGAAGCACGCACTGGAAGTATACAAGATAGCCAAGGAAGGAATGTGGTGGAAAATCCAAAGTTGGAGGCTCAACTTAGGCTCAGGTTTTTATCTCATAAATTTGTCAACATGGCATCTAAAGCAGCCAGCTGTCCAGAAACTTGTTTGATGATAGACAATGCACTTGATCACCTTGGTCCACAAGTAGAGGATAAACTCAATGCATCAACCGGTGCTGTGAATGAAAAACCATGTAATGACCAAGAAAATACTGACCCAAATATGCAAGGAAAAGATGACTTGTTTAGCGCTGCGCAACTTAAGAAAAAAGAGGTTCAGCCAAAAGGCtccaagagaaagaaaagttggaTTGACAAGTTACGCAAAGGGAAGCGCAAGGCGACTAAATCCGCTGTGCCATCCAAAAAGGGAGCAAAG caacaaaagaaaaaagatggcgcACACCCACATGTACAAGCGGAGGATGATAGCAGCAACAAAGAAACAAATTTCGGCATGCATGAGTACAGTGCCATTGGTACTTTTACCAGGCTCCTAACATCTGCAGCTTGTGATGAAGGCAATATTTACGATGAAGATCTCTTCTAG
- the LOC120695678 gene encoding putrescine hydroxycinnamoyltransferase 1-like, with amino-acid sequence MKVEVVETTLVPPSEATPRHALWLSNLDLAVPKTHTPLVYYYPRPKPAGDGNGDGEGVGGGAPFFDPARLRDALARALVPFYPLAGRLASGPGGRVEIDCTGEGALFAVARADFAGDEVFRDFEPSPEARRLLVPFAESGEPPCVLAMVQVTFLKCGGVTVGTGMHHVTMDGAGAFQFIRAWTALARGESPPAPAPFHDRTLLRARSPPRVPFEHPVYSPCYLNGAPRPFVTRTYAVGPKLLAGIRSQCAAGASTYCAVTAHLWRAMCVARGLPAGAETRLRVPANVRQRLRPPLPAAYFGNAIVRDLVTATVGDVLSRPLGFVAERIKRAVSRVDDAFVRSVVDYLELESDKGSQAARGQLMPESDLWVVSWLGMPIYDADFGWGRPGLVAPAQMFGSGTAYVTQGPDKDDPINVLFALEPEYLQTFEKAFYAEY; translated from the exons AtgaaggtggaggtggtggagacGACGCTGGTGCCGCCGAGCGAGGCGACGCCGCGGCACGCGCTGTGGCTGTCCAACCTCGACCTGGCGGTGCCCAAGACCCACACGCCGCTCGTCTACTACTACCCCAGGCCCAAGCCCGCCGGcgacggcaacggcgacggcgagggcgtgggcggcggggccCCTTTCTTCGACCCGGCGCGGCTGCGGGACGCGCTGGCCCGGGCGCTGGTGCCCTTCTACCCGCTGGCGGGGCGGCTGGCGTCGGGCCCCGGCGGGCGGGTCGAGATCGACTGCACGGGCGAGGGCGCGCTCTTCGCCGTCGCGCGCGCCGacttcgccggcgacgaggtgtTCCGGGACTTCGAGCCGTCCCCCGaggcgcgccgcctcctcgtgcCCTTCGCCGAGTCCGGCGAGCCACCCTGCGTGCTCGCCATGGTCCAG GTCACCTTCCTCAAGTGCGGCGGCGTCACGGTGGGCACGGGCATGCACCACGTGACCATGGATGGCGCCGGCGCGTTCCAGTTCATCCGGGCGTGGACGGCGCTGGCGCGCGGGGagtccccgccggcgccggcgccgttccACGACCGGACCCTCCTCCGGGCGCGCTCCCCGCCGCGCGTCCCCTTCGAGCACCCGGTCTACTCCCCGTGCTACCTCAACGGCGCGCCGCGGCCCTTCGTGACTCGCACCTACGCCGTCGGGCCCAAGCTCCTGGCGGGCATCCGGTCGCAGTGCGCGGCGGGGGCGTCCACCTACTGCGCCGTGACCGCGCACCTGTGGCGCGCCATGTGCGTCGCCAGGggcctccccgccggcgccgagaCGCGGCTCCGCGTGCCGGCCAACGTCCGgcagcgcctccgcccgccgctcccCGCGGCCTACTTCGGGAATGCGATCGTGCGGGACCTGGTGACCGCGACGGTGGGGGACGTGCTGTCGCGCCCGCTGGGGTTCGTGGCGGAGCGGATCAAGCGTGCCGTGTCGCGCGTGGACGACGCCTTCGTGCGCTCCGTGGTGGACTACCTGGAGCTCGAGTCGGACAAGGGCAgccaggcggcgcgcgggcagCTCATGCCGGAGTCGGACCTGTGGGTGGTAAGCTGGTTGGGGATGCCCATCTACGACGCCGACTTCGGGTGGGGACGCCCGGGGCTCGTCGCGCCGGCGCAGATGTTCGGCAGCGGCACCGCGTACGTGACGCAGGGCCCCGACAAGGACGACCCCATCAACGTGCTCTTCGCGCTCGAGCCCGAGTACCTGCAGACCTTCGAGAAGGCCTTCTACGCCGAGTACTGA
- the LOC120695680 gene encoding cellulose synthase A catalytic subunit 9 [UDP-forming]-like, producing the protein MEASAGLVAGSHNRNELVLIRGHEEPKPLRALSGQVCEICGDEVGRTVDGDLFVACNECGFPVCRPCYEYERREGTQNCPQCKTRYKRLKGSPRVAGDDDEEDIDDLEHEFNIDDDKQQQLVQAGGMQNSQITEAMLHGKMSYGRGPDDGEGNNTPQIPQIITGSRSVPVSGEFPITNGYGHGDLSSSLHKRVHPYPVSEPGSAKWDEKKEVSWKERMDDWKSKQGILGGADPDDMDADVPLNDEARQPLSRKVSIASSKVNPYRMVIVVRLVVLAFFLRYRILHPVPDAIGLWLVSIICEIWFAISWILDQFPKWFPIDRETYLDRLSLRYEPEGEPSLLSAVDLFVSTVDPLKEPPLVTANTVLSILAVDYPVDKVSCYVSDDGASMLTFEALSETAEFARKWVPFCKKFGIEPRAPEFYFSLKVDYLKDKVQPAFVQERRAMKREYEEFKVRINALVAKAMKVPAEGWIMKDGTPWPGNNTRDHPGMIQVFLGHSGGHDTEGNELPRLVYVSREKRPGFQHHKKAGAMNALIRVSAVLTNAPFMLNLDCDHYINNSKAIREAMCFLMDPQVGRKVCYVQFPQRFDGIDAHDRYANRNTVFFDINMKGLDGIQGPVYVGTGCVFRRQALYGYNPPKGPKRPKMVTCDCCPCFGRKKRKHAMPEGAGDVGMVDSSDKEMLMSQMNFEKRFGQSAAFVTSTLMEEGGVPPSSSPAALLKEAIHVISCGYEDKTDWGLELGWIYGSITEDILTGFKMHCRGWRSVYCMPKRAAFKGSAPINLSDRLNQVLRWALGSVEIFFSRHSPLLYGYKNGNLKWLERFAYINTTIYPFTSLPLLAYCTLPAVCLLTGKFIMPSISTFASLFFIALFMSIFATGILEMRWSGVSIEEWWRNEQFWVIGGVSAHLFAVVQGLLKVLAGIDTNFTVTSKATGDEDDEFAELYAFKWTTLLIPPTTLLIINIIGVVAGISDAINNGYQSWGPLFGKLFFAFWVIVHLYPFLKGLMGRQNRTPTIVVIWSVLLASIFSLLWVRIDPFIVRTKGPDVKQCGINC; encoded by the exons ATGGAGGCGAGCGCCGGGCTGGTGGCCGGGTCGCACAACCGGAACGAGCTGGTGCTGATCCGGGGGCACGAGGAGCCCAAGCCGCTGCGCGCGCTGAGCGGGCAGGTGTGCGAGATATGCGGCGACGAGGTCGGGCGCACGGTGGACGGCGACCTCTTCGTCGCCTGCAACGAGTGCGGCTTCCCCGTCTGCCGCCCCTGCTACGAGTACGAGCGCCGGGAGGGCACGCAGAACTGCCCCCAGTGCAAGACCCGCTACAAGCGCCTCAAGG GGAGCCCGAGGGTGGccggggacgacgacgaggaggacatCGACGACCTGGAGCACGAGTTCAACATCGACGACgacaagcagcagcagctggtgcAGGCCGGCGGCATGCAGAACAGCCAGATCACCGAGGCGATGCTGCACGGCAAGATGAGCTACGGGAGGGGccccgacgacggcgagggCAACAACACGCCGCAGATCCCGCAGATCATCACCGGCTCCCGCTCCGTGCCG GTGAGCGGCGAGTTCCCGATAACCAACGGCTATGGCCACGGCGACCTCTCGTCTTCCCTGCACAAGCGCGTCCATCCCTACCCTGTGTCCGAGCCAG GGAGTGCCAAGTGGGACGAGAAGAAAGAGGTGAGCTGGAAGGAGCGGATGGACGACTGGAAGTCCAAGCAGGGCATCCTCGGCGGCGCCGACCCCGACGACATGGACGCCGACGTGCCGCT GAACGACGAGGCGAGGCAGCCGCTGTCGCGGAAGGTGTCGATCGCGTCGAGCAAGGTGAACCCGTACCGCATGGTCATCGTGGTCCGCCTCGTGGTCCTGGCCTTCTTCCTCCGCTACCGCATCCTGCACCCCGTCCCGGACGCCATCGGCTTGTGGCTCGTCTCCATCATCTGCGAGATCTGGTTCGCCATCTCCTGGATCCTGGACCAGTTCCCCAAGTGGTTCCCCATCGACCGCGAGACCTACCTCGACCGCCTCTCGCTGAGGTACGAGCCGGAAGGGGAGCCGTCGCTGCTGTCGGCGGTGGACCTGTTCGTGAGCACGGTGGACCCGCTCAAGGAGCCCCCGCTGGTGACGGCCAACACGGTGCTCTCCATCCTGGCCGTGGACTACCCCGTGGACAAGGTCTCCTGCTACGTCTCCGACGACGGCGCGTCGATGCTGACGTTCGAGGCGCTGTCGGAGACGGCCGAGTTCGCGCGCAAGTGGGTGCCCTTCTGCAAGAAGTTCGGCATCGAGCCGCGCGCCCCCGAGTTCTACTTCTCGCTCAAGGTCGACTACCTCAAGGACAAGGTGCAGCCGGCGTTCGTGCAGGAGCGCCGCGCCATGAAGAGGGAGTACGAGGAGTTCAAGGTGCGGATCAACGCGCTGGTGGCCAAGGCGATGAAGGTGCCGGCGGAGGGGTGGATCATGAAGGACGGCACGCCGTGGCCCGGGAACAACACCCGCGACCACCCCGGCATGATCCAGGTGTTCCTGGGCCACAGCGGCGGCCACGACACCGAGGGCAACGAGCTGCCCCGCCTCGTGTACGTCTCCCGTGAGAAGCGCCCGGGGTTCCAGCACCACAAGAAGGCCGGCGCCATGAACGCCCTG ATCCGCGTCTCCGCCGTGCTGACCAACGCGCCGTTCATGCTCAACCTGGACTGCGACCACTACATCAACAACAGCAAGGCCATCCGGGAGGCCATGTGCTTCCTCATGGACCCGCAGGTCGGCCGCAAGGTCTGCTACGTGCAGTTCCCGCAGAGGTTCGACGGCATCGACGCGCACGATCGATACGCCAACAGGAACACCGTCTTCTTCGAC ATCAACATGAAGGGGCTGGACGGCATCCAGGGCCCGGTGTACGTCGGCACGGGGTGCGTGTTCCGGCGGCAGGCGCTCTACGGCTACAACCCGCCCAAGGGCCCCAAGCGGCCCAAGATGGTGACCTGCGACTGCTGCCCCTGCTTCGGCCGCAAGAAGCGCAAGCACGCCATGCCGGAGGGCGCCGGCGATGTCG GGATGGTGGACAGCAGCGACAAGGAGATGCTCATGTCCCAGATGAACTTCGAGAAGCGGTTCGGGCAGTCGGCGGCGTTCGTCACGTCGACGCTCATGGAGGAGGGCGGCGTCCCCCCGTCGTCCAGCCCCGCCGCGCTCCTCAAGGAGGCCATCCACGTCATCAGCTGCGGCTACGAGGACAAGACCGACTGGGGCCTGGAG CTCGGGTGGATCTACGGGTCCATCACGGAGGACATCCTGACGGGGTTCAAGATGCACTGCCGAGGGTGGCGCTCCGTCTACTGCATGCCCAAGCGGGCGGCGTTCAAGGGGTCGGCGCCCATCAACCTCTCCGACCGTCTCAACCAGGTGCTCCGGTGGGCGCTGGGGTCCGTCGAGATCTTCTTCAGCCGCCACAGCCCGCTGCTGTACGGCTACAAGAACGGCAACCTCAAGTGGCTCGAGCGCTTCGCCTACATCAACACCACCATCTACCCCTTCACCTCGCTGCCGCTGCTCGCCTACTGCACCCTCCCCGCCGTCTGCCTCCTCACCGGCAAGTTCATCATGCCGTCG ATCAGCACGTTCGCCAGCCTCTTCTTCATCGCGCTCTTCATGTCCATCTTCGCGACGGGCATCCTGGAGATGCGCTGGAGCGGGGTGAGCATCGAGGAGTGGTGGAGGAACGAGCAGTTCTGGGTCATCGGCGGCGTGTCGGCGCACCTCTTCGCCGTGGTGCAGGGCCTGCTCAAGGTCCTCGCCGGGATCGACACCAACTTCACCGTCACCTCCAAGGCCAccggcgacgaggacgacgagttCGCCGAGCTCTACGCCTTCAAGTGGACCACGCTCCTCATCCCGCCCACCACGCTCCTCATCATCAACATCATCGGCGTCGTCGCCGGCATCTCCGACGCCATCAACAACGGCTACCAGTCCTGGGGCCCGCTCTTCGGCAAGCTCTTCTTCGCCTTCTGGGTCATCGTCCACCTCTACCCCTTCCTCAAGGGGCTCATGGGCCGCCAGAACAGGACGCCCACCATCGTCGTCATCTGGTCCGTGCTGCTCGCCTCCATCTTCTCCCTGCTCTGGGTCAGGATCGACCCCTTCATCGTCAGGACCAAGGGGCCGGACGTCAAGCAGTGTGGCATCAACTGCTGA